Within the Bradyrhizobium ottawaense genome, the region CGCGTCGGGCTTTATCGCTGAAATCGCCGGCGGCATCATCGAGGCCGGCAATGTTGTCGTCGCCACCGGCCCCTATCAGCGCGCATTGATCCCCGATCTGCTGCGCGATCATCCGGTGTTTCAGGTCCATGCCTCCCGATACCAAAATCCAGAACAGCTTCCGTCAGGCGCGGTGCTGGTGGCCGGCGCCGGCGCGTCGGGCGCGCAGATCGCCGAGGAGCTGCAGCGCGCCGGACGCCGCGTCTATCTTTCGGTCGGAACCCACCGCCGGCTGCCGCGCCGTTACCGCGGCCGCGATTTGATCTGGTGGCTCGCCGAGATGGGCATCGACCAGACCCCGACCGCGCAGCGCGGCGCGTCGGCGTTGGGACCGGTAATCTCGGGCGCCTATGGCGGCCAGACCATCGACTTCCGCCGTTACGCGGCCGACGGCATGACGCTGCTCGGACATCTGCAGTCGGCGCGCGGTGGCGTGATCGAAATCGCGACGGGTCTTGCCGAAAGCCTCATAGCCGGAGACCTCGTCTTCACCACCTTCCTCACCATGGTGGACGGATTCGTGAAACTGCGTGGCCTGGACCTGCCCGACGAACCCGAAGCGCGGACGACGCTGCCCAACCCGCCTTGCGTCACCGCCCCCCTGCAGCACCTCGATCTCGGCGCTGCAGGCATCGGCGCGGTGATCTGGGCCACCGGTTACGGCCTCGATTTCAGCTGGATCGATATTCCGGTCAAGGATGCCAACGGCGATCCCCTGCACCGCAATGGCATTACCGAGGTGCCCGGGCTGTATTTCCTCGGCCTGCCCTGGCTGTCGA harbors:
- a CDS encoding NAD(P)-binding domain-containing protein codes for the protein MPVERVDTLVIGGGQAGLVMSHRLKQRGLSHLVLERQRIAERWRSERWDGLTFQFPNWSVRLPDFPFPHTDPDAFASTAEIIKFIEAYEAFVAPPIRCGVEVTRLRRRDGASGFIAEIAGGIIEAGNVVVATGPYQRALIPDLLRDHPVFQVHASRYQNPEQLPSGAVLVAGAGASGAQIAEELQRAGRRVYLSVGTHRRLPRRYRGRDLIWWLAEMGIDQTPTAQRGASALGPVISGAYGGQTIDFRRYAADGMTLLGHLQSARGGVIEIATGLAESLIAGDLVFTTFLTMVDGFVKLRGLDLPDEPEARTTLPNPPCVTAPLQHLDLGAAGIGAVIWATGYGLDFSWIDIPVKDANGDPLHRNGITEVPGLYFLGLPWLSKMNSSFLTGVGDDAAALADHITARG